The genomic region AAAAACAGATTGATAGGTTAAACAAACCTTCCTGACCATATTCTGAAAAGTGTTCTCGCCTTTTGCTTCCAGCAGGCTCTGGTACAGCCGGTCTTTTTCAATCAGCCATTTATCAAAATACCGTTGTTTAAACAGATCATCACAAAATTCTTTAATGGTTAGCTCGTCCCAAAAGGTCACCTTTCCGTAACACTTGTAAAGACTTATGATAAAAGGGCTTTCAGGCGGGATAAGCACATGGGGATGTGCCTCAAAAAGAATCCGTAGCAGGGTGGTGCCTGACCGCGGCCGACCAATGATAAAGAAAAGGGGGATCGATGATATGTATTGACTTCCTACCGGCTTATCCATTTCCTCAATTCTTTCAAAAATGTAAAATCACTTTTCTGAAATTCAAAAATCCTGAGAACGGGCATGTGAACAATCTTCGAATATACGAAAATATAGGCAAGGGTACCCAGGGTGTAGCTAACATTGGTGGCCAGCACTGCCCCAAAAGCACCGTAACGGGGAATCCACCAGAGGTTCAGCAATATATTTATGACAAGGGCCGGTAAAAAAACATAGATGGACACCTGGGGTTTGCCAATACCCGCCAACCGGCTGCTCAGAACTCGGTAAATGCTGATAAACAGGATGCCGGGCAGAATATATTGAATGATCACGACGCTGGGTTGAAATTTATCTCCCCAGATCGCCGGCAGCAGCCATGGGGACAGCAGGTAAAGCGCAACAGAGGCTATCAATCCGGCAATGAATGAGACCCTCACCAACCGGGCGGTCGTCTTATTTATTGCATCCTGGTCAGCCGTATTAACCGTACGGCTCATTAGTACAACCCCGATCGCCAGAGGGAGTTGCCAGAGTTTTTCCGCTATCGATACCCCCAATGAATAATAGCCTACCTCCTCGATGGTTGAAAATTTCTGGAGCAACAGGATATCGATCCGGTAATTCAGTTGTATGATCACAAAAGAAAGCGCAAACAAAAAACCCATAGACAATAAACTCCGGATGATCTCTTTCCTGAAATGCAGGCGAAGTCCAAATTCTTTATGCAGAAAGTATAATGCCCAAATGGTAATAAAAACATGTGCTACGAGCAGAGCCGACAGCGCTCCGGCCATCTGCCAACCCATCAGCCATACAAACACCACCACGGCAATTAAGTGAATGAATTCTGAGAACCAGTTGATAAAATTCGACCGGCCGATTTGCTCCTTCCCGATGAATATCCCTCCAAAATAAGCCATTGCCAGCCGAAATGGTATCATCATCAAAACCAGGAAAATATACAAATTTGTAAATGATTCATCGTTGAGGAGCAGGAAACCGATACCTGTGACCAATATCCCTAAAACAGATGTCATAGCCAGAATAAGCAGGATACCAGAAACAATATCAGCATGCTCAAATTGCTTCCGGCCGATGTAATAAATAGAGGAGCCCCGGATCCCAAGCTGGGCAAAGCTGACTACGATCAGGGGCAGCACCAGGATGGCTGAATAAACTCCAAATCCATCAGGACCCAGTTTTCGCGACAGGATAACACTTACCAGTAATCCCGCCAATATCAGGAATACATTACTTGAAAATACGCCCGTTACATCTTTCAGGAAGCTTCTCCGGATCATGGCGCAAAATTAAATATTTTGGCACAGGTTTGCCTGGAAATGGGTTAGCTCACTGAAAATGCTTTATTTTGCAACCATGAAATCAGTTTGCCCATGTTGTTCAATTCGGTAGATTACCTGATTTTCTTTCCAGTTGTCGTAGCCCTTTACTTTGCCATTCCTTCCAAATGGAGATGGGCATTCCTGCTCATTGCCAGCTATTACTTTTATATGTGCTGGAAGGCCGAGTATGTGATCCTGATCCTGTTCACCACACTGGTGGACTACTTTGCTGCACTGAAAATGGGACAGGCAACCTCCAGGAAGAAAAAGAAACCATGGCTGGTACTCAGTATCCTGGTCAACCTGGGCATGCTGGCAGGATTCAAGTACTTCAACTTCTTTACCGAGAGTATTAACCTGCTGTTCCGGGAAATAAACATTCTTCACCCGTTACCCCTGTTTCATATCATCCTTCCCGTAGGGATCTCTTTCTATATTTTCCAATCACTCAGTTATACGATCGATGTATATCGCGGTATTAAACAGCCCGAAAAGCATGCCGGCAAATTTGCACTTTATGTTTGCTTTTTCCCACAGCTGGTCTCCGGACCCATTGAGAGGCCGAACCACCTTCTGCCTCAGATCCATCAGCCCCGCTCCTTTGACCAGCAGTGCCTGGTGAGCGGATTAAAACTGATGTTATGGGGGTTTTTTAAAAAACTGGTCATTGCCGACCGCCTGGGAATGTTTGTAAGTTACGTGTACGAAAATCCGGCTGAAAACAAAGGATTACCGGTCATCCTGGCCACTGTCCTTTTTGCTTTCCAGCTTTACTGTGACTTCTCGGGATATACAGATATTGCCAGGGGCTCGGCACGGATACTCGGATATGACCTGATGATCAATTTCAACCGTCCCCTGATTGCCAAATCGCTGAGGGATTTCTGGAACCGGTGGCATATGTCGCTCACCACCTGGTTCCGTGATTATGTCCTTTATTCATTACCCTACATTAAAGAGAAAAAGATAGTGTTCGGAAAGATATACCGTAATCTTATCATCACCTTTCTGCTGATGGGTTTATGGCATGGCGCGGCCTGGACATTTGTGATTTTCGGTCTTTTTCATGGTGTGCTGCTTGTTTTGGAAACCATTACCGAAAATCAACGAAACAGGTTTTATGAACTTACCCGGATCAATGACCTTCCGGTTTTAAAAAATACCCTGGGAATGCTGACCACTTTCTCCATACTGGTATTTTCGCTTTTCTTTTTTAGGGCTAACAGCCTAAGCGATAGTCTATTATTATTATCGAACGCGGTTGACTTCAGTAATTTCAGGGAAACCATAGGATACATTCTAAAGGATAATGAAGTGCTTTTCGGTATGTTGATGGTAGTATGTTTGCTGGTTGCCGAATACTTGCATGAGAGGTATGACCTGATCAGGTATGTTTCTTCCAGGCCATTGATCATACGCTGGTCCGTTTATATTGGTTTCATATTTTTTGTCCTGGTTTTTGGTGTCCTGCAAAAGCAGAAATTTATTTATTTTCAGTTTTGATTTAAAATAATGTCACGTAAGTTTGCTATACGACTCATCTTATTCTTAGCACTACTGCTGGTGGTTAATTATGCATTGGACAGGTCTTTTAAGGCTTTTTCGGTACATAATACCTTAAATAATATGATGGATGGGCAATTCGCTGAATACGACGACACACTGAAATATCTTGCTTTAGGGAATTCGCATAACTGCATCAACACTCATATTCTTGAGAAAAGTTTCAACTACGGCTCACCCAGTGAAAACTTCATACAGTCCTATTACAAATTAAAGCACATTCTTGAAAAGTCAGGGAAAAAACCAGGATGTGTAATTCTCCAGGCGGATATTTCCTCATTTGGCCCGAAGATATCAAACCGTTACGAATACAATTCTTACTGGATCAGCTATATTGATTACCTGGAACTTGCAAGGATCAAAGACAGCAGGGATATTCTTACCAAATGGATGGAAGGCAGGTTTTTTTCCTATGTCGGAAACTATAAAGATATCCAGCTTTCCATTCTATACAGGATCAAGATCAGGACGCTGGAAATGTATCACGGGTACCGACCGCACAGGGATTACCGGAATTTTGCCGAAGAGACCGATAAGCAAAAGCTGGCGCGGGACAAGGCTAACCTGATCCTGTCAAAGGAATCTTATCTAGATCCCGCCATAAAGGTATATTTTGAAAAGATCCTGCAACTTTGCCAATCACATGGTGTTCGTGTAATTATGGTCCGAATGCCGATGTCAAAGGAATTCAATGAAGAAGAAGCAAAGCTGGTTCCTGCTGATAAGTTGTACACTGAAGTGGAAACCATTGCTTCCAGGTATCCTGATTTTGAAGGAATTTTTGATTACCACCTTATGTTTGTTGATCATCCGGACTACTTTTTCGATCCTGATCATTTGAACATAAAAGGATCAGACCTTTTTACAACTCAATTGGCCAAAGACCTGAAAGAGCTGGAATCAAGAGGATTTCCGGAATAAAACCGAGAATGTTTTAGCTATCCACAGCGGCCCTTTGCTGAGGAGTTTCTCACGCAAACGATAAGGTAACCTGTCAATGATCCGTGTCATCAGGTAAATAAACCGGGCATAGTAAATTCCGGGCAAAGAAAGAACAGCAATCCATAAATTAAAACCCTGGTACTTCCTTTGATAACCTGCCTGATCCGCAAATACTCCGGCCACATGATCAGCAATTCGGATTTGCCGTTCGGTCATGAACTTTTCCCAAAGGCCTATCCTGCTGGTATTTACAGGGTTAAACAAGCTTTTATGATGTTTCCGGAGAATTTCGGCCGGGTACTTTTCCTCGGCTTTTTCTTTCATTTTATAAAAATCAAAAACTTCAGGGACAAAAGGGATGTCCAGGAACTCACAAATCTTCTGTAGATGAAATCCGGGATCAGTCACCAGGTCTTCGTACCGGATGAAATAAAATGATTCGGGATATCTTTTACTGGCCTGCAAGGCTTTTTTATAAAAATACTTCCATTTAAACACGACCAGTGAAACAACCGGCAACTCAAAATCCACATTTTTGACTGATTGGTAATTATCCCGGTAGTCACGGAGGATATATACAAATTTTGCATCGGGGAAAAGCTTTTTAAGACGGTGTGTATAAATGGTATATCCATGATTTTTATCACCAATGAGCCGGATCGTTTCTTTAGGATAAAAGGAAATATGGTTCAGGTAAACGACCTGGCAAACCATGGCATATGATGTCTTTCCTTCACATGCCTGCAGATCCGACTGCAATTTAACGTGGTCGATATTCCAGGCACTGAACTGCCATTGTTTTAAAAGATCCGGATAAAACCGCCCGAGAATTTCTTTTGTCCAGAAAGTAATCTTTCCATACCGGGGATAAAGGTTCAATATGAACTGGCATTCCCATGGTATCTGGACATTGGGATGAGCATCAAATAAAGACCTGAGCAATGTGGTGCCGGTGCGGGGCCTGCCAATAATAAAGAAAAACGGGATGCGTGCTATATTCTCCATCGAAAAAGGAAAGACAGGCAAATATAACCCTTTTGAATGCATGTTAAACTTTTATGATTATTTTCGCACCGCCTTCATGCTATAATGGGCCATCCATGGAAGTCTTGTTCAACAAACCTTATATTACCGGCCGCGAGGTGCATCACCTTGCCCAGGTAGCCCTGTCAGGAAAATTATCCGGAAATGGGCCCTATACCCGGTTATGCCATGATTTCTTTGAGCAACGGTTTGGATTCAATAAGGTATTTCTGACCACTTCCTGCACCGACGCATTGGAGATGGCTGCGATACTCTGCAACATACAGCCCGGTGATGAGGTCATCGTGCCCTCATATACTTTCGTATCCACAGCCAATGCCTTCATGCTCAGAGGCGCAAAGATCCGGTTTGCCGACACCTGTGAACATTACCCGAATATTAATCCTGACTCCATCAGGGGACTGATCACGCCAAAAACCAGGGTAATCCTTGCGGTTCATTATGCCGGCATAGCGTGCGATATGGATGCAATCATGCATCTTGCAAGGCAGCATAACCTGTTTGTCGTTGAGGATGCCGCCCATGCCATTGATAGTTTCCATCTGGGTAAACCATTAGGAAGCATAGGGCATTTCGGTGCATTTTCATTCCATGAAACCAAGAATATCATCAGTGGCGAGGGTGGGATGCTGGTTGTCAATGACAAAAAATTTACCCACAGGGCAGAAATCATCTGGGAAAAAGGTACTGACCGTGCTGCTTTTTCCAGGGGTGAAGTAAATAAGTATGGATGGAAAGACATTGGCTCCTCTTTCCTCCCTTCAGAGATCACGGCTGCGATGCTTTATGCACAGCTTGAACAGTTCGATGAGATTCAAACAAAAAGGAAGAATGTCTGGCATCATTATTTTACCAAACTCAAACCTCTGGAAGAAATGAGGTTAATCAGGTTGCCTTCTCTCCCTGACTGGGCCACGGTGAACGGGAATATGTTCTTTATGATCACAAAAGACACCAAAGAACGCACTGCTTTGCTTTCTTTTCTGAAAAAAAAGGGGATCAATGCTGTTTTCCATTACCTGCCTCTTCATTCAAGTGATTTCTTCTACCCAAAACATGATGGCAGAATACTTACTTATACCGACCATTTTTCAGATTGCATCATACGGCTACCGTTCTATAATGAGATGAAGGAAACTGAAATGAACCATGTAGTTGATTCAATAAAAAAGTTTTATCTTAAGCAGTTGTAAAGACGTCTCTACACAACAGTTAGACCTTAAACCTCAAAACTTTTCTTTCACCCGCTTTCTGCCTTTCTCCGCCATCTGTTCCACCCCATCGACCGTATGACCAGCATTATAGGTTTCAAGGCAATGATCATACCATTGCAGGGCTAAAGGATAATTCTTCATCTCCTCATAAATTTTCCCAAGCTGCAATGCTGACCGGGTAGCATAAGTATAAGGCTGACTTTTACCCTGGTAAAAGACTTTATTATATTCATCAATGGCAAGACCGGGCTTGCCGGTCAACTGAAGAATCCTCCCTTTTCGGTAATGGTACTCCAGTTGATAGGCAGAATGGCTAAGTAAATCCGGGTTGATCGATATTAAGATGGAATCAGCCTGAGGGAAGTATCCACCATCGCAAAGCAGTCGTGCCTTGAGCAGGTCGGTATGCGGAATCAGTGTTGAACTACTTTCAAGGATGGCTTCACGGTCACGGACACGAATATCTTGTCCTACTGTCGCGACTTTTGCCTTGTACTCCTCATATTTCTGCAAGTTTCCCTCAATAAGGTAATAGTATGAAAGGCGGTTACAGGCATCTTTTTTGTAATCGGGAACGGTGTAGTCGTTCAGAAAAGCTTCGAGGTAAACCCGGGCATCTTTTTCCAGGTGGTCCAGTTTGGAACGGCCCGTGTTGTAAGAAAGAGCATAAAAATTGACCTGGAGTTCATCCTGGTGGATTTCTGCCAATAATTTCAGTGCCAGGTCATTTCGGTAAGCAAACAAGGCAGAATTGGCGTACAGGTATTTCACCAGGGTTACATCCAACATTTTTTTATCCTGAGAGGCCATAAACTGAAATCCCTTTTCCTCCTGATGGGTAAGCATATAACCGAGGTTGGTCAAAATCACACTTTCTTCGGCAAGGCCTGGAACATCTTTGGCTTTGTTTCCATATTCCTTTAATTGATAGATGCCTAATACGGAATCTCCGTTGAACCCAAATAAATCTGTTGCCCAACGCAAAAAGTGAGGAATAAAATCAAGGATGATGTTAAAGACTCCGGTGAGCTTCTGGTTTTGCCAGAATTGAGGATACTTTTGACGGTTTTCTTTAATACGTCTATACGAACTCAGCATCTTGGAAACCCCGCTGATCCGCGTCCCGAACTTTATCTGCGCAAGGCCGGTTTGAAACAGCATTTCGGCCTGCAGCCATGCGTTTTGAGGGGAGCCGTCGTCCATCAGGTCCATTTGTTTCATCCGCGCCTCATAGCTGTTGATCAGCTTTTCATAGATCTTTTCATCTTCGGTGACAATCAGCTCGATGGATTCGCAATAATGTTCCAGGTATATTAAATAACCATTTTGTGAGTTCGCTGCTTTTTCCCTCTGCAGGATTTCCCTGGCGGTATTGGTCTGCAGGTCGAGGATCGCCTGCATCGCATGCTGGCAGTTGGTGTTGTAATCGAAATTCGGAAGGCAGCGGAAAGTGAGAAGACAGAAGACAGAAGACAGAAGACAGAAGCGGGATCTCATGGCACTGGTTTTTTCTTCTGCAGATCTTCTGCAAGCTTCCGGTAATAGTTGGATTTCGCCAAATCTCCTTTCATCTGGTAATATTTACTTAGGAAGATGGAAGCATCCGGCGGTGCGCCCAGCTCGACAGCCTTCTCATAATACCTGATCCCGCTCAGGGTATCCTTTTGGAAAATAAAGTAATTACCGATATTAACATAAGGCAGAGACTCTTTGGGGGCAATCCGCATGATTTCCTGGTTCATCTTAACGGCTTCCTTGAATTCGCCAAGCCCGTAATAAATATTAGCCAGGCGCGAACGGGTATTGACAGAACCTGAATCAAGGACAAGGCTTTTCTGCAGGAAATCGATAGCACGGGTATAGTCCTTCTTTCCTTCATAGGTTAGTCCGAGATTAAAATAGGTCATCGGATCATCCGGTTCAATTCTGAGCGTCTTGTTAAAATAATAAATTGCCGTGTCATAATTTTTGTAGACCCGGGAATAGATAATCCCCAGATTACGGTATGGTGAACTGGCTTCAGGCAGGATCTCTATTGCCCTTTCCCAATGGCCGATGGCTTCTTTCACCAATGGATCGACAAATTTCAAAACATTCACAGGTTTGGCGAGTTCACGGTTTACATTTTTCATGATCTCATTAGCGTAGAGGTCGTTACCTTTAAAGGAATCATAGAGGTAGGGCATGTCAGCCTTATAAAGGGAATACTCGGTCCGCCATTGCTGGTTCCTGATAAAGGTCTTTGCGGAGTATGGGATGAGGATCAATGTCGTCACACCCAGAATGGCTATTGTTTTAATTCCCGGGAGCCTTTTTATTGCAGGGTTGTGGAAAAATAACCTGAAAATAAAATACGCGAGTATAAGACTAAAGGCAAAAGAAGGGACGAGAAGGAACCTTTCAGCGATGATGCCTGGCACCGGTTTCACCAGGTTGGAGAACAAGAAGATAGAAGTTAGGTAAACCAGGATTGCAAAAGAGAGGATATGCTTTTGCCGGAGTTTGAGGATGGCATAAATGAGGAGTCCCAGGTGGAAAAGAATAGCAAGGATGACCCAGATGTTGGAAAAATTAATATCCGGGAACAGGTTATACCCATAATAGTACCGAAGTGGATGTGGCAAAATCAGCAGGCGCAGGGAATAGTACAGGGTGAAACCGGCGTAAGCAATATGGTTCAGGAAACCTCCTTCAACTGAAAGCGGGTTCTCCAGCATCGCCAGGGTCCTGTCATGCGGAGGCAGGTAAAGGAATGGTCCGAAAACCGCCAACAATGAGATCAGCGTGATCAGCAATGAGATCCTGATGACCGTTCTGACCTCCAGATCAGTGAAAAAGTAGAGCGATAGCGGGATGATGAAGAAAAATGCTGCTGCCGTGGGTTTTGCCAAAGCTGAAAGAAAAAACATCCCCATTGCCCAATAGATATGTTTGTTCTTCCCCGTATCGGCATAACGGATGGATTGGTCCAATGCCAGCAAACCAAAGAGCAGCATGAAAAGTTCATCCCTGTTTTTCAGGCTGGCGACAACTTCAGTATGGATCGGATGGGCTGCGAATAAAAGGGTTATGATGAATGGAAAAAGATAATGATAATCCCGGAGCAGTCGCCTGAGTATTTTAAATAACAAGAGAACAATGATCAGGTAGAACATTACATTGAACAAATGGCTGATATAAGGGTTTTTCCCGAAGAACTGGTATTCGATGGCAAAGGATGACCGGATTAAAGGCCGGTAACCAAAGCTTTTATTATCTTCCGAAGAATAAAGTGTCGTAAAAATCCTGGGAATGGCTTTTATCCCCTGTTCGAAATCAGGATTGTTCTTGGCAATGTTATAATCATCCAGGTTATAGTAATTTCTAACGGTATTGATATTAAGGCCAATAGTCACAGTGGCAAGGATGAAGATTAAGATCAGGTAGAGGGTTTTGTCGGAAATGCCCGGTTTTAGTGTCTTTTGAACCTGTGGCTTTTGTTTTTTGCTCCCCATCTTTGGAAATTTTTAAGAGTGCAAAGTAAAGCAATTTAAAGTTAAGAGAATAGCACCGGCACTTTGGCCTGTGCCAGCACATGCCGCCGGTCGGGACGGTTTTTCATTAGGTTGGTTCACAAAGAGGACTTTTTAAACAGCTTCCAGTACCGGAAAATCCAATAAAAATAAAAGGGAAGCCTGAACTAGTATTGGGCTGCTTCGTAATTACTGATTGCTGCCTCCAGGCCGTCGATCAACTTTTTGGAAACTTTTCTCGGGTTCTTTTCTTTGATCTTGTTAAGGGCTTTCAGCGCCATTCCGCCAAATTCGGTTAGACCGGAAGGATTCTTGTCGTAATCAAAGCTGCCGATACACCAGGCCATTTTTGCCTGCAACTCAGCTGTTTCGGGAAGATTCAGTTTTTCAAGGGTTTCGAGGGCATTCTGGCACTCGTTTCTCAGCCTGTCATTAATTTCATTAGCCATATCTATAAGGATTAATGGTTTATATTATTCTAAAAAGGCTGCAAAAGTACAACTTTTTTTCAAAGTGACAATCATCATCCCATAAGTTTCTCTACCTCATCAACCGTCTTTGGTATGGGTTTTCCCAGAACGCGATGGCCATCGGCGGTGACCAGGATATCATCTTCGATCCGTATTCCGCCAAAATCTTTATAAGTTTCGACCTTGTCGTAATTGATATATTCTGTGTGTTTCCCTTCTTTCCGCCATTGGTCGATGAGGGCGGGGATAAAGTAGCAGCCCGGCTCATCTGTCAGGACGAAGCCTGGTTCAAGCTTTCTGGCAAGACGGAGGAAAGCCAGGCCGAATTGGTCGCTGCGGCTGACTGTTTTGTCATAGCCTATGAAATTTTCACCAAGCCCTTCCATGTCATGGACATCCAGGCCGAGCATATGTCCCAGTCCGTGCGGGAAGAAGAGGGAGTGGGCACCTTTGGCTACTGCCTCGTTCACATCGCCTTTCATCAGCCCCAGGTCTTTAAGGCCGGAGGCAATAGTTTTTGCCGCCAGCAGGTGGATTTCCTTGTAGTAAACACCTGGCTTTATCGCTTTAATAGCCTCCATATTGGCTTTCAGGACGACTTCATAGATCTCTTTCTGCCGCTGGTTAAATTTACCACCGACCGGGACTGTACGGGTAATATCGCTGGCATAATGCAATGCCGATTCACAACCTGCATCGATAACCATCATCCGGCCTTCTTTCAGGATATTGCCATGGTAATGGTTATGCAATGTCTGGCCGTCGACGCTTAAAATAACAGGGAACGATACCGGGCCACCATGTGAAATTGCAATGCCTTCAATAGCTCCTGCGATCTCTTGTTCGATAACTCCCTGCTTAGCCATCTTCATTCCTGTGGTGTGCATGATATAAGCCACATCCACTGCACGTTCAATCTCCCTGATCTCCACATCTTCCTTAATAGAGCGCATGCTCACTATACCACGTATCAGTTCTTCGGAAATAAAATTCTTCACGTGCGAATGATGCACCCTCAGCAGGCTTTCAAGCCAGACAAGCACTTCGCCGCGATATGGCTTAACAATATGCACTTTTCTGCCTTTCGCCAGGGCGTCTTTCACGAATGCCTCCAGTTTTGAAAGCGGATCAGTATGTTCAATTCCGGCCTTGGCAGATTGTTCCTTCACCGAGGGTTGGAAACCCATCCATATGATATCG from Bacteroidales bacterium harbors:
- a CDS encoding flippase, yielding MIRRSFLKDVTGVFSSNVFLILAGLLVSVILSRKLGPDGFGVYSAILVLPLIVVSFAQLGIRGSSIYYIGRKQFEHADIVSGILLILAMTSVLGILVTGIGFLLLNDESFTNLYIFLVLMMIPFRLAMAYFGGIFIGKEQIGRSNFINWFSEFIHLIAVVVFVWLMGWQMAGALSALLVAHVFITIWALYFLHKEFGLRLHFRKEIIRSLLSMGFLFALSFVIIQLNYRIDILLLQKFSTIEEVGYYSLGVSIAEKLWQLPLAIGVVLMSRTVNTADQDAINKTTARLVRVSFIAGLIASVALYLLSPWLLPAIWGDKFQPSVVIIQYILPGILFISIYRVLSSRLAGIGKPQVSIYVFLPALVINILLNLWWIPRYGAFGAVLATNVSYTLGTLAYIFVYSKIVHMPVLRIFEFQKSDFTFLKELRKWISR
- a CDS encoding MBOAT family protein, yielding MLFNSVDYLIFFPVVVALYFAIPSKWRWAFLLIASYYFYMCWKAEYVILILFTTLVDYFAALKMGQATSRKKKKPWLVLSILVNLGMLAGFKYFNFFTESINLLFREINILHPLPLFHIILPVGISFYIFQSLSYTIDVYRGIKQPEKHAGKFALYVCFFPQLVSGPIERPNHLLPQIHQPRSFDQQCLVSGLKLMLWGFFKKLVIADRLGMFVSYVYENPAENKGLPVILATVLFAFQLYCDFSGYTDIARGSARILGYDLMINFNRPLIAKSLRDFWNRWHMSLTTWFRDYVLYSLPYIKEKKIVFGKIYRNLIITFLLMGLWHGAAWTFVIFGLFHGVLLVLETITENQRNRFYELTRINDLPVLKNTLGMLTTFSILVFSLFFFRANSLSDSLLLLSNAVDFSNFRETIGYILKDNEVLFGMLMVVCLLVAEYLHERYDLIRYVSSRPLIIRWSVYIGFIFFVLVFGVLQKQKFIYFQF
- a CDS encoding DUF1574 domain-containing protein, encoding MSRKFAIRLILFLALLLVVNYALDRSFKAFSVHNTLNNMMDGQFAEYDDTLKYLALGNSHNCINTHILEKSFNYGSPSENFIQSYYKLKHILEKSGKKPGCVILQADISSFGPKISNRYEYNSYWISYIDYLELARIKDSRDILTKWMEGRFFSYVGNYKDIQLSILYRIKIRTLEMYHGYRPHRDYRNFAEETDKQKLARDKANLILSKESYLDPAIKVYFEKILQLCQSHGVRVIMVRMPMSKEFNEEEAKLVPADKLYTEVETIASRYPDFEGIFDYHLMFVDHPDYFFDPDHLNIKGSDLFTTQLAKDLKELESRGFPE
- a CDS encoding sulfotransferase, encoding MHSKGLYLPVFPFSMENIARIPFFFIIGRPRTGTTLLRSLFDAHPNVQIPWECQFILNLYPRYGKITFWTKEILGRFYPDLLKQWQFSAWNIDHVKLQSDLQACEGKTSYAMVCQVVYLNHISFYPKETIRLIGDKNHGYTIYTHRLKKLFPDAKFVYILRDYRDNYQSVKNVDFELPVVSLVVFKWKYFYKKALQASKRYPESFYFIRYEDLVTDPGFHLQKICEFLDIPFVPEVFDFYKMKEKAEEKYPAEILRKHHKSLFNPVNTSRIGLWEKFMTERQIRIADHVAGVFADQAGYQRKYQGFNLWIAVLSLPGIYYARFIYLMTRIIDRLPYRLREKLLSKGPLWIAKTFSVLFRKSS
- the rffA gene encoding dTDP-4-amino-4,6-dideoxygalactose transaminase; this translates as MIIFAPPSCYNGPSMEVLFNKPYITGREVHHLAQVALSGKLSGNGPYTRLCHDFFEQRFGFNKVFLTTSCTDALEMAAILCNIQPGDEVIVPSYTFVSTANAFMLRGAKIRFADTCEHYPNINPDSIRGLITPKTRVILAVHYAGIACDMDAIMHLARQHNLFVVEDAAHAIDSFHLGKPLGSIGHFGAFSFHETKNIISGEGGMLVVNDKKFTHRAEIIWEKGTDRAAFSRGEVNKYGWKDIGSSFLPSEITAAMLYAQLEQFDEIQTKRKNVWHHYFTKLKPLEEMRLIRLPSLPDWATVNGNMFFMITKDTKERTALLSFLKKKGINAVFHYLPLHSSDFFYPKHDGRILTYTDHFSDCIIRLPFYNEMKETEMNHVVDSIKKFYLKQL
- a CDS encoding tetratricopeptide repeat protein, which gives rise to MGSKKQKPQVQKTLKPGISDKTLYLILIFILATVTIGLNINTVRNYYNLDDYNIAKNNPDFEQGIKAIPRIFTTLYSSEDNKSFGYRPLIRSSFAIEYQFFGKNPYISHLFNVMFYLIIVLLLFKILRRLLRDYHYLFPFIITLLFAAHPIHTEVVASLKNRDELFMLLFGLLALDQSIRYADTGKNKHIYWAMGMFFLSALAKPTAAAFFFIIPLSLYFFTDLEVRTVIRISLLITLISLLAVFGPFLYLPPHDRTLAMLENPLSVEGGFLNHIAYAGFTLYYSLRLLILPHPLRYYYGYNLFPDINFSNIWVILAILFHLGLLIYAILKLRQKHILSFAILVYLTSIFLFSNLVKPVPGIIAERFLLVPSFAFSLILAYFIFRLFFHNPAIKRLPGIKTIAILGVTTLILIPYSAKTFIRNQQWRTEYSLYKADMPYLYDSFKGNDLYANEIMKNVNRELAKPVNVLKFVDPLVKEAIGHWERAIEILPEASSPYRNLGIIYSRVYKNYDTAIYYFNKTLRIEPDDPMTYFNLGLTYEGKKDYTRAIDFLQKSLVLDSGSVNTRSRLANIYYGLGEFKEAVKMNQEIMRIAPKESLPYVNIGNYFIFQKDTLSGIRYYEKAVELGAPPDASIFLSKYYQMKGDLAKSNYYRKLAEDLQKKKPVP
- a CDS encoding aminopeptidase P family protein, with translation MFESKVYSSRRNKLRSLVSSGIVLLPGNPEAAMNYAANTYHYRQDSNFLYYFGLDHPDFAGIIDVDNNRDYIFGNDVEMDDIIWMGFQPSVKEQSAKAGIEHTDPLSKLEAFVKDALAKGRKVHIVKPYRGEVLVWLESLLRVHHSHVKNFISEELIRGIVSMRSIKEDVEIREIERAVDVAYIMHTTGMKMAKQGVIEQEIAGAIEGIAISHGGPVSFPVILSVDGQTLHNHYHGNILKEGRMMVIDAGCESALHYASDITRTVPVGGKFNQRQKEIYEVVLKANMEAIKAIKPGVYYKEIHLLAAKTIASGLKDLGLMKGDVNEAVAKGAHSLFFPHGLGHMLGLDVHDMEGLGENFIGYDKTVSRSDQFGLAFLRLARKLEPGFVLTDEPGCYFIPALIDQWRKEGKHTEYINYDKVETYKDFGGIRIEDDILVTADGHRVLGKPIPKTVDEVEKLMG